GTGTATTCTGAATAGCGGTGTGTGGCAAACAGGTTTTCTCCCAATCCTTCCAATACCATATTGCCGGCGCGGTGTAGCCGCGCAAGACCCGCTTCTGCAGCACGCTCTGTTGCGCTATTCCCTTCTTTATTGACATGACCAAAGTAGCCATGTTTAGCCATGTCAAGGCTGTGCCCGCGTGCCACGTAAGCTATGGTGTCTGACCAGACCAACGAGCGAATGCCTTTGAGTCTCCTCGCTTCATTACTGGCTTCGTGGATCAGGTATTCGAGCTCTTCGAGGTCAAGCGTAGGTGCTTCCTGAGAAATAGCACCCGGCATTTCGGGCGACCAGAGCTGTTCGCTGCGCTGCAGTTGCCCCGGTTGACTGCAACCCAAGCCATATCCTGCAACAAGTACCAGGCAAAGGTACCCTATCAGGGAACTGTTGGCAGGGGTATATAAGAAATCAATGCGCACGCGACAACCGATAAACAATTGAAATAAAAAAGTTTAGGTCATTTGTGATTCTATGCTTGAGTGGGCAATAGGCTCCTGATTGGGCGCAAATCCTGGTAAAAATAGCCCCGGTCACCTGGTCAATTATTCGATCATTCTAATAAAAAAATCGGGTTTTATGATTAACAGGTAGTTATCAGATTC
The genomic region above belongs to Bacteroidota bacterium and contains:
- a CDS encoding CAP domain-containing protein: MGCSQPGQLQRSEQLWSPEMPGAISQEAPTLDLEELEYLIHEASNEARRLKGIRSLVWSDTIAYVARGHSLDMAKHGYFGHVNKEGNSATERAAEAGLARLHRAGNMVLEGLGENLFATHRYSEYTVHAADEVRSYDVSWKTVEDIAAEAVTAWLDSPGHRVNLLSPTYRREGIGVALGTNGTLFVTQNLY